The Candidatus Curtissbacteria bacterium DNA window CAAAAATGGCGACGATCTTCCAACTCAAGATTTAATGTTAACCATCGCACTACAAAAGACAGATTTTTACGCAATAAAAGGAATTGTCGAAAACATTTTCGAGGTCGTAAAAAGAAAAGCGTCTTTTTCTCAATTAAAATCAGCCAATTCGCTTTTTGAAAAAGAACTCTCCGCTCAAGTTAAGATCGGAGATAAGGTGGTCGGAACATTGGGAATGCTAAATGAGTCGGTAACTGATAATTTAGGCGTTGATGGGTCCATCGCCGCAGCAGAGCTCAATCTAACTGAGATTTACCAGCTACCAGCAACTAGTTACTCCTATAAACCAGTCCCCAAATATCCTCCGGTTATCGAAGACATTAGCGCGATAGTCGGCAAGAAAATGCCAATTGGCGAAATTATCGAAGAAGTTAAAAAAGCGGGAGATCCGCTCGTTAAAAAAGTAGAGATCCTGGATATTTTTGAAGACGAAAAACTCGGCGAAAATAAAAAATCAGTAACTCTGCGCCTAACTTATCAGAAATCATCCGGCACTCCGACCCAAGAAGAAGTAGCGCAGGTTCGCGACAAAATAATCTCTCACCTAGAAAAGTCCTTGTATGCAAAAGTCCGAAAGTAAAATTTTTCTTAAACAATGACAGCCGTAGAGAGAGAACCATCTCCTATTACCCTTGCTATAGAAACATCTACTCGAGTTTCTTTTGCTCTTTATGAGTTTCACGTTAAGGACATCGGAGCCGTTCCAGAAGAGGAACTTATAGGCTTTGGACGAAAATCGCGAGAAGGGGTTCGTAAATTTACTGAACCAATAAGAGATCACTTACCTGAATCAATACACGTAGGGGTTCACAAGGATAAAAAAGGTGTCATCTGGACAACCGAGTACAAAGCCCAAACCAACGATTTAATAGAGACAAACTATCAAGATGGGAAAGTAGTAATAATTAGATTAGCAAGCCCATTCTCGTGGTCTCTGCACGGATATGAAATTCCTCTTTTAGTAAAAGAAGCATTGGTTCGAGAACAGAAAACCCAGGAGGAATAAGGACAAAACACAGAGCATCCGGGTTGAGGACAATACACCTTAAGGGTACAATCTAGAAATGGTCCACAGACACGTAAAACGAACCTTCCTTATCCTTTTTATCACCGGACTGATTTTAACCGGACTCTTTGGCTGGCTGTTTTTGGGCGCGGAGAAAAAGCAGGAGCAAGCTATCCAGCAAATCAAGGAAAGAATTAAGCCCCTCGAAAGATACACCTACGAAAACCTTTCCAGGTCTCAATATAAGCCAAGCGAAATAACAATCGGAGAAGTTTTAAAAAAAGATCCTAACTACGTTTCTTACAAATTCTACTTTAATATTGACCCTCAAATAAACTCCGGCCAAACAAAAAAAGTCAGCGGCCAACTAAATGTCCCGGACGCCCCTGGCCCTTTTCCGGTCATCATAATGAATCGGGGCTTTATGGAACAGGAAGGTTACCAGAGCGGTGACGGAACAAGAAGGTCGAGCGAGATTTTTGCCACAAATGGATTTATTACTCTGGCGCCAGACTTTTTGGGATTTGCAGATTCCGACCCACAATCTGACAATTCAATAGAGGACCGCTTTCAAACGTACGTCACAGTTTTGACTCTGCTTGAGTCTATTCCTAATCTAAATTCGGCACTGCAGACGACTCCTGTCCTAGCTAGAGCGGACTCTGGCCGAGTCGGTCTTTGGGGACACAGCAACGGAGGTCAGATCACTCTGACAGCTTTGGAGATAACAGGCAAACCATACCCGACAGTCCTTTGGGCACCCGTCACCAAACCCTTCCCGTATTCAATATTCTATTACACAGACGAATTCGACGACCACGGCAAAGCTCTAAGGAAGGCAGTTGCCGATTTTGAAGAAGACTACGACGCAGAAAATTTCTCTCTTACAAATTATATCGACCGCATTAACGCTCCAATCCAGCTTCATCAAGGCGGCGCGGACAAAGAAGTACCCGTTTGGTGGTCCGACGATTTTGTTGAAGCGATGGAAGAAAAACAAAAAGAAGTCGAATACCTTATCTATCCGGGCGAAGATCACAACTTTTTGGGCGGCAGCTGGAACACAATCGTCCTGCGCAACATCGCCTTCTACCGCCAATCTTTAAATGAGGTAAAATAGCCAGGTGAACCTATTCTTCGATATAGAGACCATCCCAGCTCAGGAAGCACAACACGATATTTTGCGTGAAATCCACGCTAAGAAGTTGGAAGACGGCAAAAAGGTCGACGCGGAATTCGAAAACTATCTGGCCGCGACCTCTTTTGACGGCGCTTTCGGCAATATAATCTGTATCGGTTACGCGATAGACGAAAAACCAGTGGAAATACTAAAAAGCGAAGAGCCACAAATACTCAAAGACTTTTGGCAAATTGCCAAAGAGGCACACCTCTTCATCGGCTTTAACAACATGGACTTCGACCTAAGATTTATCTATCAACGCTCCATTATCCACGGCGTAATGCCGACTCAAAATCTAAGCTTCGCGCGTTACCGAAACAACCCTATTTACGACATCATGTGGGAATGGCGTAAGTGGGCGAGAGAACCATCGGTTTCACTAGACACTCTCGCCAAAGCTCTTAGCATCGAAAGCAGCAAGGGCGGCGAAATCGAAGGCAAAAACGTTTGGCAAGCCTACAAAGACGGTAGGCTGGAAGAAATTTGCGACTACTGCAAAAAAGACGTCGAAGTAACAAGATCGATCTACAAGAAGATGGTTCCGGGAACCCAAGCGCGAATGCCGTTTTAAATATGCGCAAACTTAAGCTTGCCCTTATCGCTTCGTCTCTCCTTGTTTTTACAATCGCGTTTTTAGTTAAAGACGATATCGAAGACTTCTACACACAACTCGCGTCTAATTTAAAAACCCTAGACCAAACGAGAGATTTCACGCTTAAAGAGGTAAAGCGAGAAATCTTCACGCCTCCGCCGCTCATCGCCAAAGAAGAATCAGAAACGTCCAATTTAACAGTATCCGGGACAATCCAGTGGACCAACGCACAGAGAAGGGAAAACGACGTTGCAGAGCTTAAAATGAACACCAAATTAAACGCGTCCGCGCAAGTTAAAGTAAACGACATGTTCAAAAACCAATATTTTGCGCACGATTCACCAAGCGGCAAAAGCGCGGGAGATCTAGCTCACGAAGCTGGCTACGATTACGTCCTGATCGGTGAAAACCTAGCGCTTGGAAATTTCGCGGACGATCAAACACTCGTCCAAGCTTGGATGGACAGCCCGGGTCACCGCGCAAATATTCTGAAAGAAGACTTCACAGAAATTGGTGTTGCGGTAGGCCGCGGTATATACGAAGGCAAAATGACATGGCTGGCAGTCCAGCATTTCGGCAAACCGATGCCAAACTGTCCATCACCAGATAATTCGCTCAAAAACCAGATAGAAGCCAACCAAGCGAAACTGAACCAATGGAAAGGGGAATTGGACGCAAAAAAGCAGGATATGGATAATACAAATCCAAAAAACG harbors:
- a CDS encoding CAP domain-containing protein translates to MRKLKLALIASSLLVFTIAFLVKDDIEDFYTQLASNLKTLDQTRDFTLKEVKREIFTPPPLIAKEESETSNLTVSGTIQWTNAQRRENDVAELKMNTKLNASAQVKVNDMFKNQYFAHDSPSGKSAGDLAHEAGYDYVLIGENLALGNFADDQTLVQAWMDSPGHRANILKEDFTEIGVAVGRGIYEGKMTWLAVQHFGKPMPNCPSPDNSLKNQIEANQAKLNQWKGELDAKKQDMDNTNPKNGPEYEAKVNSYNSQVELYNSLLTSTRQMVDSYNSQVNNFNNCVGS
- a CDS encoding ribonuclease H-like domain-containing protein — its product is MNLFFDIETIPAQEAQHDILREIHAKKLEDGKKVDAEFENYLAATSFDGAFGNIICIGYAIDEKPVEILKSEEPQILKDFWQIAKEAHLFIGFNNMDFDLRFIYQRSIIHGVMPTQNLSFARYRNNPIYDIMWEWRKWAREPSVSLDTLAKALSIESSKGGEIEGKNVWQAYKDGRLEEICDYCKKDVEVTRSIYKKMVPGTQARMPF
- a CDS encoding prolyl oligopeptidase family serine peptidase; this translates as MVHRHVKRTFLILFITGLILTGLFGWLFLGAEKKQEQAIQQIKERIKPLERYTYENLSRSQYKPSEITIGEVLKKDPNYVSYKFYFNIDPQINSGQTKKVSGQLNVPDAPGPFPVIIMNRGFMEQEGYQSGDGTRRSSEIFATNGFITLAPDFLGFADSDPQSDNSIEDRFQTYVTVLTLLESIPNLNSALQTTPVLARADSGRVGLWGHSNGGQITLTALEITGKPYPTVLWAPVTKPFPYSIFYYTDEFDDHGKALRKAVADFEEDYDAENFSLTNYIDRINAPIQLHQGGADKEVPVWWSDDFVEAMEEKQKEVEYLIYPGEDHNFLGGSWNTIVLRNIAFYRQSLNEVK